A region of the Drosophila subpulchrella strain 33 F10 #4 breed RU33 chromosome 3L, RU_Dsub_v1.1 Primary Assembly, whole genome shotgun sequence genome:
ATTTTCCCCTCACTTCATTTTAAGCCTTGGTCGCACATTTTGGCGATTTGTGGCTCAACTGTTTTGCACATTTCGGAAGAGTTTTTCATTTTAGAAGATTCTATGATGAGAACAATTGAGCAGAACTGTACAAATTTGCAAAGCATCAGTATCGGTATAAACGAGAGCAACTGCTACAAGGTGAGAGCCTTCTTAAGCAACCTAAAATCACTGAGGTCAGTAAATTTATGGATAGAGTGTGTAGCGACTCCCAAACTCTTCAGGGTGctgagaaaaataaaatatttaaaaggctTGGAATTTCTTCGTTACGTTGGCCCTGAAGGCAAGTATGTAAATATCGCACATACAAATTATTTAGCAAATAATTGTGTTTTTCAGAATGGGAAGTGTCCAATTTCCTTGACTTGGAATCCCTATCCATTTCTATAAGTTCAAACAGAACACGCGTTGATGTTTCGGTGTGGTGCCTTGCCTTGAAAAATCTACGGCGCTTGCAGCTGGCTGGTTTCGAAGAATGGCGATCGATTTATGGTCCAAACGAAAATATTGCCTTGGAGGAGCTTGAATTAAATGATTGTGATCCTACTTCAGAATGGCCCCTTTTTCATCAGCTAAAAACTTTGAAGGATTGCTATACCAGATTGGTACGTTCACATCACCAATTTGTTTTAAAGCACGCAAAGACCCTGGAAAAACTGGTGATAAGCTACGTGTTATCCGGAAATGAGTTCTTTGAAATAATAGTATGCTGCAAGAATCTACGTTACCTTGAGATAAAAAATCTCAAAATGCAAATTAATAATGAGAATTTGGTAACAATGCTAGGCATTTTAAAAGAGAATGGTGTCACACGGCACAAGCCATTTGAAATTCGGCTTGATCCAATAATGAGTTACGTTCCAGATTTGGTAAGTACTTACAACATAACAAACGTCGTTTTTATGGCATTTTCCTTATTTTACAGTTGGAGGGTATTTCCGGTTCAGAAATAATTCGTTTTCGAAGGATTTACTcagaaataaattaaacatttagttaatATTATGCTGTAGATATATTTTCGTTATTattatggaatttatacgtTAAAGAACACTCGTATGTTTTAATGTCCTGTGAAAACttacaaattaaaatgtataaaaaaaaatacttaaaaatgttttaaaacaaACTAGAGAGATCCATTATAGGAACacaatttgttttcttttagaATCGAAAGTATAGTAAACAGTTTAAAAGTACACTTCGTTTCAACAAGTTCACAGTAAATAAAAGCATaggtttaatttaaatttttaattcaaaatCATCAAGTTTTTCTTTGGTAAGTAAAATTATACAAATGAGGAAAGTCAAAAGTAGTTTCACAAAACTAAAGTTAAAtaactcataatttgaacttacttcttgttaactttggcatcaatggaaaggtaatttaaatgccgtttgaatgatacattcagtacttattgaaaacgACGAAtttgcaaaaagaatttttcaaaaatcattttgcttatatttcttatgattttttgtgacaatgtcggaaaaaatttgtatgaaaaaaagaaaaatatggctcaaattcatgtttcaaaaaatcataaaaatataagcaaaatgatttttgaaaaattctttttgcagttaccaatttttttgtttgaagaaactttttgcatcaaaaaatttaagttttcaagtcgaggaaaaaagtttaaaaagtagatgtatacacaaattcgtccttttcaataagtactgaatgggttaagaaatgtattgtatcattcaaacggcatttaaaatACCTTTCCATTAATGCCAGAGTTAACAagaagttcaaattatgagtatatttaacttttgttttgtgaaaatacttatgccgaccagtgtatatataCTTCATAACATAACATATTTTTTCCAGAATATTGCAAAATT
Encoded here:
- the LOC119555186 gene encoding uncharacterized protein LOC119555186 → MLFYSTRELYKFAKHQYRYKREQLLQECVATPKLFRVLRKIKYLKGLEFLRYVGPEEWEVSNFLDLESLSISISSNRTRVDVSVWCLALKNLRRLQLAGFEEWRSIYGPNENIALEELELNDCDPTSEWPLFHQLKTLKDCYTRLVRSHHQFVLKHAKTLEKLVISYVLSGNEFFEIIVCCKNLRYLEIKNLKMQINNENLVTMLGILKENGVTRHKPFEIRLDPIMSYVPDLLEGISGSEIIRFRRIYSEIN